A stretch of the Archangium violaceum genome encodes the following:
- a CDS encoding MBL fold metallo-hydrolase, with translation MLGFETIGNATLIAIDGKPMLATDPWISDAAYFGSWGLSYSIPPEQLSHIQECEYVWFSHGHPDHLNGDSLPALSGKKILIGDHVGGRIHEELTAQGFNVTILAERTWTRISDNIEVMCMTDYFQDSILLVKIGKRLVINLNDAVDRGWGAEVARVASQYEGNFLLRLSGYGDADMINLFDEDGERIEPWAAKKYPVGRTLIAPMRRYNARYFIPFSSFHCYRRQDSLWGEAYTTPIDAYAEGFELPGSEVLPAFVRVDCETGEVTELRPPPADRSPRDPKAFGDDWSEPLDEEDRKRLVAYFKNKQVLASKLGFVRLRVGGRELTIDLNNKRSKYGVTFEVPRGSLMTAVEYEIFDDLLIGNFMKTTLHGLDSLYPWFTPIVAKYADNGRAYSKAEVLKYFTEYLRRQPRSFLLHQLEDHATGLFRAMIPKDAKFHGVAKRFYYVLKGSPPPLDV, from the coding sequence ATGCTTGGATTCGAGACCATCGGAAATGCCACCCTCATTGCCATTGACGGCAAGCCCATGTTGGCCACGGATCCGTGGATCAGCGACGCGGCCTATTTCGGGAGCTGGGGGCTGAGCTACTCCATTCCACCGGAGCAACTGAGCCACATCCAGGAGTGTGAATACGTCTGGTTCTCGCACGGTCATCCGGACCACCTGAACGGCGACTCCCTGCCCGCGCTCTCCGGCAAGAAGATCCTCATCGGCGATCATGTGGGCGGCCGGATCCACGAGGAGCTGACGGCTCAGGGATTCAACGTGACCATCCTCGCGGAGCGGACCTGGACGCGCATCTCCGACAATATCGAAGTGATGTGCATGACGGACTACTTCCAGGACTCCATCCTGCTGGTGAAGATTGGCAAGCGGCTCGTCATCAACCTCAATGACGCGGTCGATCGCGGCTGGGGTGCGGAGGTGGCGCGGGTGGCCTCCCAGTACGAGGGGAACTTCCTCCTGAGGCTGAGCGGCTACGGCGACGCGGACATGATCAACCTGTTCGACGAGGACGGGGAACGCATCGAGCCCTGGGCCGCGAAGAAGTACCCGGTGGGCCGGACGCTGATCGCCCCCATGCGGCGGTACAATGCGCGGTACTTCATTCCCTTCAGCTCATTCCACTGCTACCGCCGCCAGGACAGTCTCTGGGGGGAGGCCTACACCACTCCCATCGACGCGTACGCCGAGGGCTTCGAACTGCCTGGCTCCGAGGTGCTGCCGGCCTTCGTTCGGGTGGATTGTGAGACGGGGGAGGTGACCGAGCTCCGACCGCCCCCCGCCGACAGGAGCCCCCGCGATCCGAAGGCGTTCGGCGACGACTGGAGCGAGCCGCTCGACGAGGAAGATCGCAAGAGGCTCGTCGCCTACTTCAAGAACAAGCAGGTCCTGGCGAGCAAGCTCGGCTTCGTGCGCTTGCGAGTGGGTGGGCGCGAGCTCACCATCGATCTGAACAACAAGCGCTCGAAGTACGGTGTCACCTTCGAGGTGCCTCGGGGCTCGTTGATGACCGCGGTCGAGTACGAGATCTTCGACGACCTGCTGATCGGCAACTTCATGAAGACCACGCTGCACGGGCTCGACAGCCTGTACCCGTGGTTCACGCCGATCGTCGCCAAGTACGCCGACAACGGGCGCGCGTATTCGAAGGCCGAGGTCCTGAAGTACTTCACCGAGTACCTCCGGCGGCAGCCCAGGAGCTTCCTGCTGCACCAGCTCGAGGACCATGCGACCGGCTTGTTCCGGGCGATGATCCCCAAGGATGCGAAGTTCCATGGAGTGGCGAAGCGGTTCTACTACGTCCTCAAGGGCAGCCCGCCGCCGCTCGATGTGTAA
- a CDS encoding PKD domain-containing protein — protein MSKSKPLSSRLRPSRRAWPALAALALTAIAPAAQADSAIYGGGPFYSGGTAVMDDLRNSGFTTVILWSFHIEDNGDLVYNDIPVVKNGAYIGDSAWPTRLATLKTAPTSVNRIEVSIGAWSVPDFERMARLVNGTAAGCGSTIVCGTGSNSILYRNFQALKNATGADAVNFDDESAYDLSPTTQFGQMLIGLGYKITFAPYTNQSFWKNLKDNLGSAVDTIYLQVYDGGAGNNPASWNTAMGMTVDPGLWSRHGTGCGSGDSPATVQSKMSNWKATAGIGGGFMWLYDDIQKCWSQGTTAQYAAAINTAVSGNTPPVANFGVSVSGLIASFSDSSSDSDGSIASRSWNFGDGSGSTATNPSHVYASAGNYDVSLTVTDDDGASHTRTQTVSVGAGNVNLALNKPATGSSACNSSETPAKAVNGSVSGGNTDKFCSLASSSWLQVDLGSVQTVRSFVVKHAGAGGESSTWNTRAFTIQTSSNGTSWSTPVTVTNNTANTSTHSISATSARYIKLNVTTPTQNGDPATRIYEFEVR, from the coding sequence ATGTCGAAGTCGAAGCCACTCTCGTCCCGCCTCCGTCCCTCCCGCCGAGCCTGGCCGGCGCTCGCCGCCCTCGCCCTGACCGCGATCGCGCCGGCGGCCCAGGCCGATTCGGCGATCTACGGCGGCGGTCCGTTCTATTCCGGCGGCACCGCGGTGATGGACGACCTGCGCAACTCGGGCTTCACCACCGTGATCCTGTGGAGCTTCCATATCGAGGACAACGGCGACCTGGTCTACAACGACATCCCGGTGGTCAAGAACGGCGCCTACATCGGTGACTCGGCCTGGCCGACGCGGCTGGCCACGCTCAAGACCGCGCCGACCTCGGTCAATCGCATCGAAGTGTCGATCGGCGCCTGGAGCGTTCCCGATTTCGAGCGCATGGCCAGGCTGGTCAACGGCACCGCCGCCGGCTGCGGCAGCACCATCGTCTGCGGCACCGGCAGCAACAGCATCCTGTACCGCAACTTCCAGGCGCTGAAGAACGCCACCGGCGCCGACGCGGTCAACTTCGACGACGAGAGCGCCTACGACCTCTCCCCGACCACCCAGTTCGGGCAGATGCTGATCGGCCTGGGCTACAAGATCACCTTCGCGCCCTACACCAACCAGAGCTTCTGGAAGAACCTCAAGGACAACCTCGGCAGCGCGGTCGACACCATCTACCTGCAGGTGTACGACGGAGGCGCCGGCAACAATCCGGCCAGCTGGAACACCGCGATGGGCATGACCGTCGATCCGGGCCTGTGGTCGCGCCACGGCACCGGCTGCGGCAGCGGCGACAGTCCGGCCACGGTGCAGAGCAAGATGAGCAACTGGAAGGCCACCGCCGGCATCGGCGGCGGCTTCATGTGGCTGTATGACGATATCCAGAAGTGCTGGTCGCAGGGCACGACCGCGCAGTACGCGGCGGCGATCAACACCGCGGTCAGTGGCAACACCCCGCCGGTGGCCAATTTCGGCGTCAGCGTGAGCGGACTGATCGCGAGCTTCAGCGACTCCTCCAGCGACAGCGACGGCAGCATCGCCTCGCGCAGCTGGAATTTCGGCGACGGCAGCGGCTCGACCGCGACCAATCCCAGCCATGTCTACGCCAGCGCCGGCAACTACGACGTCAGCCTGACCGTGACCGATGACGACGGCGCCAGCCACACCAGGACCCAGACCGTCTCGGTCGGCGCCGGCAACGTCAACCTGGCGCTCAACAAACCGGCGACCGGCTCCAGCGCCTGCAACAGCAGCGAAACGCCCGCCAAGGCGGTCAACGGCAGCGTCTCCGGCGGCAACACCGACAAGTTCTGCTCGTTGGCTTCTTCGTCCTGGCTGCAGGTCGATCTCGGCTCGGTGCAGACGGTCCGCAGCTTCGTGGTCAAGCATGCCGGCGCGGGCGGTGAATCGAGCACCTGGAACACCAGGGCCTTCACCATCCAGACCTCCAGCAACGGTACCAGCTGGAGCACCCCGGTGACCGTGACCAACAACACCGCCAACACCTCGACGCACTCGATCAGCGCCACCTCGGCGCGCTACATCAAGCTCAACGTGACCACCCCGACCCAGAACGGCGACCCGGCGACGCGCATCTACGAATTCGAGGTGCGCTGA
- a CDS encoding 2OG-Fe(II) oxygenase yields MSVATIEEGPLLGPSFFLSRTALRSLALAHRDAYGAARPYPHVVIDGFLGERLASGLAGVFPGASDAHWKRRDHQEQAARLGQLQRKAFEGVHGALRHLLSELSSMSFLDFLETLTGVQGLIADPHFRGAGLHLTLRGGHLALHADFNRDRFRALTRRLTVLYYLNPGWEPAWGGDLELWSADLSRCETRIAPLLDRLVVMAHGDDYWHGHPSPLECPEGRGRAAIAAYFYTAEVSPDAPEAHSAIWAPVR; encoded by the coding sequence GTGAGCGTCGCAACCATCGAAGAAGGCCCGTTGTTGGGTCCGAGCTTCTTCCTGTCGCGTACGGCGCTCCGCTCGCTCGCGCTGGCCCATCGTGACGCCTACGGCGCCGCACGGCCCTATCCTCACGTCGTCATCGATGGCTTCCTGGGAGAGCGGCTCGCGTCCGGACTGGCTGGGGTCTTCCCGGGCGCCTCCGACGCCCACTGGAAGCGGCGCGATCACCAGGAACAGGCGGCGCGCCTGGGGCAACTCCAGCGCAAGGCGTTCGAGGGTGTGCACGGAGCGCTCCGGCACCTGCTCTCGGAGCTCTCGAGCATGTCGTTCCTCGATTTCCTGGAGACGCTCACCGGAGTCCAGGGGCTCATCGCGGATCCTCATTTCCGGGGCGCCGGGCTGCACCTCACTCTGCGGGGGGGCCATCTGGCGCTTCACGCGGACTTCAACCGCGATCGTTTCCGAGCGCTCACGCGGCGGCTCACCGTCCTCTACTACCTGAACCCCGGCTGGGAACCCGCCTGGGGCGGCGACCTCGAGCTGTGGAGTGCCGATCTCTCCAGGTGCGAGACACGAATCGCTCCGCTGCTCGATCGGCTGGTCGTGATGGCTCATGGCGATGACTACTGGCATGGCCACCCATCCCCGCTGGAGTGTCCCGAGGGTCGCGGTCGAGCCGCGATCGCGGCCTACTTCTATACGGCGGAAGTGTCTCCGGACGCGCCGGAGGCCCACAGCGCCATCTGGGCACCAGTGCGTTGA